From one Triticum aestivum cultivar Chinese Spring chromosome 4B, IWGSC CS RefSeq v2.1, whole genome shotgun sequence genomic stretch:
- the LOC123089769 gene encoding tryptophan decarboxylase 1-like, translated as MDPAASASPSFDARVQGSSFQPLNPENVRAYLYKAADFITDYYTSVESMPVLPDVKPGYLRDELRASPPQHSAPFDVTMKELRTSVVPGMTHWASPSFFAFFPSTNSAAAIAGELIASAMNTVGFTWQAAPAATEMEVLVLDWLAQLLRLPTSFMNRTSVGRGTGGSVILGTTSEAMLVTLVAARDAALRQIASNGMSYITRLTVYATDQTHSTFFKACRLAGFDPANLRSIPTGPETDYGLDPAKLLEIMQLDFDAGLVPTACICPEFRHHIDGVERVDSISMSPHKWLLTCLDCTCLWVRDTNRLTDALETNPEYLKNDAIESGEVIHLKDMQVGVGRRFRGLKLWMVMRTYGTAKLQQHIRSDVAMAKAFEDLVHADDRFEIVVPRNFALVCFRIRARGTMTEEATDEVNRVLINRLNMSGKAYLAHTVVGNRFVLRFAVGSSLQEDRHVRSAWELIKKTTAEIIDGEEIVQ; from the exons ATGGACCCCGCGGCCTCCGCTTCCCCTTCGTTCGACGCCCGCGTCCAAGGCAGCAGCTTCCAGCCGCTCAACCCAGAAAACGTGCGCGCATACCTCTACAAGGCTGCCGACTTCATCACGGATTACTACACCAGCGTCGAGTCCATGCCGGTTCTCCCCGACGTGAAACCCGGCTACCTACGGGACGAGCTGAGGGCGTCCCCGCCACAACACTCGGCTCCCTTCGATGTCACCATGAAGGAGCTGAGGACATCCGTCGTCCCCGGGATGACGCACTGGGCTAGCCCCAGTTTCTTCGCGTTTTTCCCGTCCACCAACAGCGCCGCAGCCATCGCGGGGGAGCTGATCGCTTCGGCCATGAACACCGTAGGGTTCACGTGGCAGGCGGCTCCCGCGGCCACCGAGATGGAGGTGCTCGTGCTCGACTGGCTCGCCCAGCTCCTGCGCCTGCCAACCAGCTTCATGAACCGCACCAGCGTGGGGCGTGGCACCGGCGGCAGTGTCATCCTCGGGACCACTAGCGAAGCCATGCTCGTCACGCTTGTTGCTGCGCGTGACGCGGCGCTGCGTCAGATTGCCTCCAATGGCATGTCCTACATCACAAGGCTCACGGTGTACGCTACCGACCAGACACACTCCACGTTCTTCAAGGCATGCCGCCTTGCCGGCTTCGACCCTGCCAACCTCCGATCCATTCCCACTGGGCCGGAGACGGACTACGGGCTCGACCCGGCGAAGTTGCTCGAGATCATGCAGCTTGACTTCGATGCTGGTCTCGTGCCAAC CGCATGCATCTGTCCGGAGTTTCGGCACCACATCGACGGTGTTGAGCGCGTGGACTCCATCAGCATGAGCCCGCACAAGTGGCTGCTCACCTGCCTTGACTGCACCTGCTTGTGGGTGCGCGACACGAACCGCCTCACAGACGCGCTGGAGACGAACCCGGAGTACCTCAAGAATGACGCTATTGAGTCTGGCGAGGTCATTCATCTCAAGGATATGCAAGTTGGTGTGGGCCGCCGCTTTCGAGGGCTCAAGCTTTGGATGGTGATGCGCACATATGGCACCGCCAAGCTTCAGCAGCATATCCGAAGCGATGTCGCGATGGCCAAGGCGTTCGAGGACCTTGTACATGCCGATGACCGGTTTGAGATTGTAGTGCCGAGAAACTTCGCCCTCGTATGCTTCAGGATCAGAGCAAGAGGAACCATGACGGAGGAAGCCACCGATGAGGTGAACCGTGTGCTGATTAACCGGCTCAACATGTCCGGGAAGGCCTACCTAGCGCACACCGTGGTTGGCAACAGATTCGTTCTACGGTTCGCGGTGGGGTCGTCGCTGCAGGAGGATCGGCACGTGAGAAGCGCTTGGGAGCTCATAAAGAAAACAACGGCCGAGATCATCGATGGGGAGGAGATCGTACAATAA